From one Idiomarina sp. X4 genomic stretch:
- the rpsN gene encoding 30S ribosomal protein S14, protein MAKQSMKARDVKRAKIASKYAEKRNALKAVINDVNASDEERWEAVLKLQKLPRDASPSRQRNRCRITGRPHGFLRKFGMSRIKVREMAMRGEIPGLKKASW, encoded by the coding sequence ATGGCAAAACAGTCAATGAAAGCGCGTGACGTGAAGCGAGCTAAAATCGCTTCAAAATACGCAGAAAAACGCAACGCACTGAAAGCGGTCATTAATGACGTAAATGCATCAGACGAAGAGCGTTGGGAAGCAGTTCTGAAATTGCAGAAGCTCCCACGTGATGCCAGTCCGTCACGTCAACGTAACCGTTGTCGTATTACTGGTCGTCCTCATGGTTTCCTTCGTAAATTCGGCATGAGCCGTATTAAGGTCCGTGAGATGGCGATGCGCGGTGAAATTCCTGGCTTGAAAAAAGCTAGCTGGTAA
- a CDS encoding monovalent cation/H+ antiporter subunit D, translated as MWHQHLAILPILIPLFTALLQLLPWGDRPQPKRRAIGLGASILTLVASAFLVIEVNSQEMLVYLLGNWEAPFGIVLMVDKLSAMMMLLTAILALPVLVYGCYSEDNLGSHFHALFQFQIMGIMGAFATGDLFNLFVFFEVLLISSYALLMHGGGKFRVRATLHYVLLNLLGSALFLISVGTLYGVTGTLNMADMAVKIQALSGDQAVLAKAGALMLLIVFGLKAALLPLHFWLPQAYSTTSGVVAALFAIMTKVGIYSIIRVYTLIFGADANELALVAHDWLWVMGLLTMLAGAVGILAARDLRLMVAYLVVISVGTILTAYSLFSTQTTGAALFYLIHSTFITGALFLLADVMAFERGKTASRIVSGKKMANHSTYAVMFLVSAVAIIGLPPLSGFVSKLMILESASANGHNFWLWAAIIGATFIMLVAVTRAGSKMIWHTLSGKPSDQSAALGKRISIASLLLLSLLMTVFANPIQQYTQSVAEQLERTEDYPNWVLEAPEVSDE; from the coding sequence ATGTGGCATCAACACCTAGCGATACTCCCAATTCTTATTCCGCTATTTACGGCGTTATTGCAGTTGTTGCCTTGGGGTGATCGACCGCAGCCCAAAAGACGGGCAATTGGCCTTGGTGCAAGTATTCTGACACTGGTGGCGAGCGCATTTTTGGTTATTGAGGTTAACTCTCAAGAGATGCTGGTCTACTTATTGGGTAATTGGGAGGCACCTTTCGGCATTGTTCTTATGGTTGATAAGCTTAGCGCCATGATGATGCTGCTCACTGCCATACTTGCGCTTCCGGTACTTGTATATGGCTGTTACTCTGAAGACAATCTTGGCTCTCACTTTCATGCACTCTTTCAGTTTCAGATAATGGGCATAATGGGGGCTTTCGCCACAGGTGACTTATTTAACCTATTTGTTTTCTTTGAGGTGCTGCTCATATCTTCTTACGCTCTGCTTATGCACGGTGGCGGTAAGTTTAGAGTAAGGGCGACCCTTCACTATGTCTTATTGAACCTATTGGGTTCCGCTCTTTTCTTGATAAGCGTAGGAACCTTATACGGTGTCACCGGCACTTTAAACATGGCTGATATGGCCGTTAAAATACAGGCGTTAAGTGGCGATCAAGCAGTGCTCGCAAAAGCCGGCGCGCTTATGTTACTCATCGTATTTGGGTTGAAAGCTGCATTACTGCCACTTCATTTTTGGCTACCGCAAGCGTACTCGACAACCAGCGGCGTCGTTGCGGCTCTATTCGCAATAATGACTAAAGTTGGGATTTACTCAATCATTCGTGTCTACACCTTGATATTCGGTGCCGACGCCAACGAACTCGCTCTTGTCGCCCACGACTGGTTGTGGGTAATGGGCTTATTGACTATGCTTGCAGGCGCCGTTGGTATATTGGCCGCTCGTGACCTCCGCTTAATGGTTGCCTACTTGGTTGTTATTTCTGTGGGAACCATATTGACCGCTTACAGCCTGTTCTCCACTCAGACAACCGGCGCTGCACTGTTTTATTTGATTCATTCAACATTTATAACAGGGGCACTGTTCCTTCTTGCAGATGTTATGGCCTTTGAAAGGGGGAAGACCGCTTCCCGCATCGTCTCGGGCAAAAAGATGGCGAACCACTCGACCTATGCAGTCATGTTCCTCGTGTCGGCCGTCGCCATAATTGGACTCCCCCCCCTCTCTGGTTTTGTGAGTAAATTGATGATTCTGGAGTCGGCTAGTGCTAACGGCCATAACTTTTGGTTATGGGCTGCCATTATAGGCGCCACTTTCATTATGCTGGTGGCCGTTACTCGGGCAGGCAGTAAAATGATTTGGCACACACTATCGGGAAAACCATCCGATCAATCGGCGGCTTTGGGTAAACGAATTTCAATCGCAAGTCTATTACTGCTGTCATTATTGATGACTGTATTTGCAAACCCAATACAACAGTACACTCAGTCAGTAGCTGAGCAGCTTGAGCGTACTGAAGACTATCCAAACTGGGTTTTAGAAGCACCGGAGGTGTCAGATGAATAA
- the rplX gene encoding 50S ribosomal protein L24 — protein sequence MAAKIKRDDEVVVLAGKDKGKQGKVLKVLTDKDRVIVEGVNVVKKHQKPNPALGESGGIVEQEAPIHVSNVAIFNPETGKADRVGFRVEDGKKVRFFKSNNAII from the coding sequence ATGGCGGCAAAAATTAAACGTGATGACGAAGTAGTCGTCCTGGCAGGTAAGGACAAGGGCAAGCAAGGCAAAGTCCTGAAAGTTCTTACTGATAAAGATCGCGTTATCGTCGAAGGCGTTAACGTAGTCAAGAAACATCAGAAGCCAAACCCGGCTTTAGGTGAATCTGGCGGCATCGTAGAACAAGAAGCACCAATTCATGTTTCTAACGTTGCGATCTTTAATCCAGAGACAGGTAAAGCAGATCGTGTTGGTTTTCGTGTTGAAGACGGCAAAAAAGTCCGTTTCTTCAAATCGAACAACGCAATCATTTAA
- the rpsQ gene encoding 30S ribosomal protein S17, with translation MAEEKRVRTLQGKVVSDKMDKTITVAVERRVKHPVYGKYITRTTKVHAHDEDNQVKQGDTVIVRECRPLSKNKSWTLVEIVERATVV, from the coding sequence ATGGCTGAAGAAAAACGTGTTCGTACTCTGCAGGGCAAAGTTGTCAGCGATAAGATGGATAAAACCATCACTGTAGCTGTTGAACGTCGTGTAAAACACCCTGTTTATGGGAAGTACATCACGCGTACAACTAAGGTACACGCGCATGACGAAGACAACCAAGTTAAACAGGGCGATACCGTGATTGTTCGCGAATGTCGTCCTCTGTCTAAGAATAAATCTTGGACATTGGTTGAAATTGTAGAGCGTGCAACTGTTGTCTAA
- the rplR gene encoding 50S ribosomal protein L18 produces MDKKAARLRRATRARKQIEELGANRLVVHRTPRHIYAQLIAPNGSEVLAAASTAEKSVREGLKSTGNVDAAKIVGKTIAERAIEKGVKSVSFDRSGFKYHGRVAALADAAREAGLQF; encoded by the coding sequence ATGGACAAGAAAGCAGCTCGCTTACGTCGTGCTACTCGCGCACGTAAACAAATTGAAGAGTTGGGTGCAAATCGCCTGGTCGTTCACCGTACACCACGGCACATTTACGCACAGTTGATCGCACCTAACGGTTCTGAAGTGCTGGCAGCCGCATCGACTGCAGAGAAAAGTGTTCGCGAAGGGCTTAAATCTACGGGTAACGTAGACGCAGCTAAAATCGTGGGCAAAACTATCGCTGAACGAGCGATTGAAAAAGGCGTTAAAAGCGTTTCTTTCGATCGTAGTGGTTTCAAATACCACGGTCGCGTAGCAGCTTTGGCTGACGCAGCTCGTGAAGCCGGACTTCAGTTCTAG
- the rplE gene encoding 50S ribosomal protein L5 → MAKLHDFYRESVVPGLMKEFSYNSVMQVPRIEKITLNMGVGEALADKKVLDNAVADLEAISGQKPVRTVARKSVAGFKIREGFPIGCKVTLRGERMWDFLQRLISIAIPRIRDFRGLNPKSFDGRGNYSMGVREQIIFPEIDYDKVDKVRGLDITITTNAGTDDEARALLAAFNFPFRK, encoded by the coding sequence ATGGCGAAACTGCATGATTTTTATAGAGAATCGGTAGTTCCTGGACTGATGAAAGAGTTCAGCTACAACAGCGTCATGCAAGTCCCTCGGATTGAAAAAATCACCCTTAACATGGGTGTTGGTGAAGCTCTGGCTGACAAAAAAGTACTTGATAATGCAGTCGCAGACTTAGAGGCCATTTCTGGTCAAAAGCCTGTTCGTACTGTTGCACGCAAGTCTGTCGCCGGTTTCAAAATCCGTGAAGGCTTCCCGATTGGCTGTAAAGTAACTCTGCGCGGCGAGCGCATGTGGGACTTTTTGCAACGTCTAATCTCGATTGCAATCCCACGTATCCGTGACTTCCGTGGCCTCAACCCTAAATCGTTTGACGGTCGTGGTAACTACAGCATGGGTGTTCGTGAGCAGATCATCTTTCCGGAAATCGACTATGACAAAGTCGACAAGGTACGTGGTCTGGATATCACCATTACCACTAATGCTGGCACAGATGACGAAGCTCGTGCTTTGCTAGCTGCCTTTAACTTCCCGTTCAGAAAGTAA
- a CDS encoding Na+/H+ antiporter subunit C, producing METLYSVTVGILTACSVFLILRGRSFPVVVGITMLSYAVNLFLFSTGRLTIDGAPILGTSDSYADPLPQALVLTAIVIGFAMTAYSIILAVRTRGEVGTDEVSDSNSEDNR from the coding sequence ATGGAAACATTATATTCAGTCACCGTCGGTATCCTTACAGCCTGTAGCGTATTTCTTATTCTCAGAGGGCGCTCTTTTCCCGTTGTCGTTGGAATCACGATGCTGTCTTATGCGGTCAATTTATTCTTATTTTCAACTGGTCGATTAACGATAGATGGTGCACCAATACTTGGCACCAGTGACAGTTATGCGGACCCTTTGCCACAAGCGCTAGTACTAACAGCCATCGTAATAGGTTTCGCAATGACCGCTTATTCCATCATTCTGGCCGTTAGAACTCGGGGCGAAGTCGGCACAGATGAAGTCAGTGACAGTAACTCGGAGGACAACCGCTGA
- the rplF gene encoding 50S ribosomal protein L6, which produces MSRVAKAPIEIPAGVEVTLNGQEVTIKGAQGSLSRVVNDAVELVKEDSELRTNPREGVANSTAQAGTARALLQNMVVGVTKGFERKLQLMGVGYRAQAQGKKLNLTLGFSHPVEFEIPEGITIETPTQTEVVVKGADKQLVGQVAANIRAYRKPEPYKGKGVRYADEQVRRKEAKKK; this is translated from the coding sequence ATGTCACGTGTTGCTAAAGCACCTATTGAAATTCCTGCTGGCGTTGAAGTTACGCTAAATGGCCAGGAAGTCACGATTAAAGGTGCTCAAGGCTCACTGAGTCGTGTTGTAAACGATGCAGTTGAACTGGTTAAAGAAGACAGCGAATTACGCACAAACCCTCGTGAGGGTGTCGCTAATTCAACGGCTCAAGCTGGTACAGCTCGCGCATTGTTACAAAACATGGTGGTCGGAGTCACTAAAGGATTCGAACGTAAGTTACAGTTGATGGGTGTTGGTTACCGTGCGCAAGCACAAGGTAAAAAATTGAACCTAACTCTGGGCTTCTCGCATCCTGTGGAGTTCGAAATTCCAGAAGGAATTACTATCGAAACTCCGACTCAGACTGAAGTCGTCGTTAAAGGTGCAGATAAGCAGTTAGTCGGTCAAGTTGCCGCTAACATTCGTGCATACCGTAAGCCAGAGCCTTACAAAGGTAAAGGTGTACGTTATGCTGACGAGCAAGTGCGCCGTAAAGAAGCCAAGAAAAAGTAG
- the rpsH gene encoding 30S ribosomal protein S8 has protein sequence MSMQDPIADMFTRIRNAQGANKVTVKMPSSKQKVAIAQVLKEEGFITGYSAESTAKPELEIELKYFEGKPVIESIERVSRPGLRIYKKRNELPNVMGGLGIAVVSTSKGLMTDRAARQAGLGGEIIGYVA, from the coding sequence ATGAGCATGCAAGATCCAATTGCGGATATGTTCACACGCATTCGCAACGCTCAAGGTGCTAATAAAGTAACGGTTAAAATGCCGTCTTCTAAGCAGAAAGTGGCGATTGCTCAAGTTCTGAAAGAAGAAGGTTTTATTACGGGTTACAGCGCTGAGAGCACTGCTAAACCTGAGCTTGAAATCGAATTGAAGTATTTCGAAGGCAAGCCAGTAATTGAATCAATCGAGCGCGTTAGTCGCCCTGGTTTGCGTATCTATAAGAAGCGCAACGAGCTGCCTAACGTAATGGGTGGCCTTGGCATCGCAGTTGTTTCGACGTCTAAAGGCCTGATGACCGATCGTGCCGCTCGCCAAGCTGGTCTTGGTGGCGAGATCATTGGTTACGTAGCGTAA
- a CDS encoding K+/H+ antiporter subunit F: MLGTLLQIAFLLFSLAILMNFWRLIKGPDLPDRILALDTIYINSLALLLLLGLYQNTQTYFEAALLIAMFGFVGTIAAGKFLLRGDLIE; encoded by the coding sequence ATGTTAGGTACCTTACTGCAAATTGCGTTTTTGCTGTTTAGCCTGGCAATACTGATGAATTTCTGGCGCCTCATTAAAGGTCCTGATCTTCCTGATCGGATTTTAGCGTTAGATACTATCTACATAAATTCTCTGGCGTTGCTTTTATTGCTGGGTCTGTATCAAAACACTCAAACCTATTTCGAAGCCGCATTGCTCATTGCGATGTTCGGCTTTGTTGGGACTATTGCCGCGGGTAAGTTTCTCTTACGCGGTGACCTTATAGAATAA
- a CDS encoding Na+/H+ antiporter subunit G, giving the protein MDALNELPVWSQWLVGFFILLGAVFAFIGSLGLAILPDFFTRLHAPTKNTTLGIGGIVIATIIVMSLQNGLSLSELLIAIFLFLTAPISAHIMAKAALHTELRMFHKTRDLRKEGDAYEHEKTDS; this is encoded by the coding sequence ATGGATGCGTTAAACGAATTACCTGTATGGAGTCAATGGCTAGTCGGCTTCTTTATTCTACTGGGCGCTGTTTTTGCGTTTATCGGCTCTTTAGGACTCGCGATTCTGCCCGACTTTTTTACGCGACTTCATGCACCAACCAAAAATACGACCCTCGGTATCGGTGGTATTGTTATCGCCACAATTATTGTAATGAGCCTGCAAAATGGACTGTCTTTGAGTGAACTACTCATTGCGATTTTTCTATTCTTAACGGCACCTATTAGTGCTCATATAATGGCCAAGGCAGCTTTACATACTGAGCTTAGAATGTTCCATAAAACCAGAGACCTTCGCAAAGAAGGTGATGCCTACGAGCATGAAAAAACCGACTCCTGA
- the rpmC gene encoding 50S ribosomal protein L29, with amino-acid sequence MKASELKEKTVEQLQEELLNLRREQFNLRMQAATGQLNQTHMMKQVRRNIARVKTILNEKAGA; translated from the coding sequence ATGAAAGCAAGTGAACTGAAAGAAAAAACCGTTGAGCAGCTGCAAGAAGAATTGCTGAACCTACGTCGTGAGCAGTTTAATCTGCGCATGCAGGCGGCAACTGGTCAGCTGAATCAGACTCACATGATGAAACAAGTGCGTCGCAATATCGCACGTGTTAAAACCATCTTAAATGAGAAGGCAGGTGCGTAA
- a CDS encoding Na+/H+ antiporter subunit E, which yields MNKLLPAPMLSLFLLVIWLLLFNSVSAGVVLLGLIFALLIPILFKPAWPSFARVKKPHLAVIYFFILLYDIIIANFKVAALIVGKRRSITPAFFVFPLDMKEELPVTILASTITLTPGTVSCEITRGRKGILIHAFSEEDPNEVIKIIRHRYERRLKEIFQC from the coding sequence ATGAATAAACTGTTACCGGCGCCCATGTTAAGCCTGTTTTTGCTGGTTATTTGGCTTTTATTGTTTAATTCAGTCAGTGCTGGGGTGGTCTTGTTGGGGCTTATCTTCGCCCTACTTATTCCTATTTTGTTCAAGCCAGCTTGGCCAAGCTTTGCTAGAGTAAAGAAGCCGCACCTAGCCGTTATCTATTTCTTCATTTTGCTTTACGACATTATCATTGCGAACTTTAAAGTTGCTGCGCTAATTGTCGGCAAAAGACGTTCTATTACACCGGCATTTTTCGTTTTCCCGCTGGATATGAAAGAAGAACTGCCGGTAACCATTCTGGCAAGTACCATAACGCTGACGCCAGGTACCGTTTCTTGTGAAATCACTCGCGGGAGAAAAGGTATTTTGATACACGCTTTCTCGGAGGAGGATCCCAACGAGGTAATTAAAATAATTCGTCACCGCTACGAACGCCGATTAAAGGAGATATTCCAATGTTAG
- the rplN gene encoding 50S ribosomal protein L14 has translation MIQMQTTLDVADNSGARSVQCIKVLGGSHRRYANIGDIIKVTVKEAIPRGKVKKGDVVNAVVVRTRKGVRRQDGSVIRFDRNAAVLLNSNQQPIGTRIFGPVTRELRSEQFMKIISLAPEVL, from the coding sequence ATGATCCAAATGCAAACTACCCTGGACGTTGCCGATAACTCCGGCGCGCGCAGCGTACAATGTATTAAGGTTCTAGGTGGTTCGCACCGTCGCTACGCAAACATCGGCGATATCATCAAAGTTACTGTCAAGGAAGCAATTCCGCGCGGTAAGGTGAAGAAAGGTGATGTTGTGAATGCGGTGGTCGTTCGCACCAGAAAAGGCGTCCGTCGTCAAGACGGGTCGGTCATCCGTTTTGACCGCAACGCGGCTGTGTTGTTGAACAGCAACCAACAGCCCATTGGCACTCGTATCTTCGGTCCGGTAACTCGTGAGCTGCGTTCAGAGCAGTTTATGAAGATTATCTCGCTGGCACCAGAAGTACTATAA
- a CDS encoding monovalent cation/H+ antiporter subunit A produces the protein MNLLIIIMAPLFGALLPLLLKQTPRLIKTGVTLLIPLTGIAILLSYAPQTLSGNIPKHFIEWLPSIGLDFAIRLDGLSLLFCSLILGIGVLIIGYAHYYLSYEDDDSRFYACLLLFMASMLGIVMADNILLMWAFWELTSISSFLLIGYWFHSSDARRGARMALATTGAGGLALLAGLLIIGNIAGSYQFDDIVASADVIKNHEYYTAALVLLLLGAFTKSAQFPFQFWLPHAMAAPTPVSAYLHSATMVKAGIFLLARFHPVMAGTELWLTIVTVTGLITMLVGAYFALLKHDLKGLLAFSTVSHLGLICMLLGVGSQAAVIAAMFHIINHACFKAALFMTAGIIDHESGTRDMRKLQGLMGLMPITATLAMVVAASMAGIPPFNGFMSKELFLDQAAQQHLFGGLSWFVPVLATVGAALSVAYSIRFIHDVFFNGEYKELPKKPHDPPRMMSAPVALLALLCIAIGLAPMPIVSDLLNSAVTAVTNTQTNVKLSLWHGFNIPLLMSAIAVVAGILIYIARDQLFTFNRQFDGQDAKHNFERIVQKASDASSQLFDKLDTGSLQRYMAFVLISVIVILLPSLIDISALTGSSPQQPIDTVSMVGAIVLIGAAFGTATLHRNRFVMLMMLSVVGLMVSLAFAHFSAPDLAMTQLVVEVVSIILMILALFFMPQKTNRASSGHRVFRDIIIASFIGGIVATLNFAILTSPAESISDFFIANAKTGGGGTNVVNVILVDFRGFDTLGEITVLAIAAAGIHKLLNKLKPFMPSSDVDGRPWHRIKHPLMLTNVANLILPMAMVVAVYIFLRGHNLPGGGFIAGLIAASAMILQYVANGVDWVKERFNINYQSLMSIGVMTAALTGLGSWLFNKPFLTSWFTYLDWPVVGKWEFATALLFDLGVFLTVIGATMMILSNFGKMTTRHRPTHEGN, from the coding sequence ATGAATTTACTCATTATCATCATGGCGCCACTGTTTGGTGCGTTATTACCTTTATTACTAAAACAAACGCCACGACTGATAAAAACCGGCGTCACACTGCTGATACCGCTAACTGGCATAGCTATTTTATTAAGCTATGCGCCACAAACATTGTCCGGCAACATTCCTAAACATTTCATTGAGTGGCTACCGTCTATTGGTCTCGACTTTGCTATTCGTCTCGACGGCCTCTCACTTTTATTTTGTTCGTTGATACTAGGTATCGGTGTCCTTATTATTGGCTATGCCCACTATTACCTATCTTACGAAGACGACGACTCAAGATTCTATGCCTGCTTACTCCTTTTTATGGCTTCAATGCTCGGCATTGTCATGGCAGACAATATTTTGCTTATGTGGGCGTTTTGGGAACTGACCAGTATTTCTTCATTTCTCCTTATTGGCTATTGGTTTCACAGCAGCGATGCCCGACGCGGGGCTCGTATGGCATTAGCAACAACAGGCGCTGGCGGATTGGCCTTGCTAGCTGGTTTACTGATTATAGGAAACATTGCAGGAAGCTATCAATTTGACGATATCGTTGCATCGGCAGACGTTATAAAGAACCACGAGTATTACACCGCAGCGCTTGTTCTTTTATTGCTTGGAGCTTTTACCAAGTCAGCACAGTTCCCATTCCAGTTTTGGTTGCCACACGCAATGGCAGCTCCAACACCAGTCAGTGCATACTTACACTCTGCTACTATGGTAAAGGCTGGGATATTCCTATTGGCCCGGTTCCACCCGGTCATGGCAGGAACAGAGCTTTGGTTGACCATTGTTACAGTCACCGGCTTAATCACCATGTTAGTCGGCGCTTACTTCGCACTATTGAAGCATGATTTGAAAGGACTGTTAGCATTTTCAACAGTCAGTCACCTCGGTTTGATTTGTATGCTTTTAGGCGTTGGCTCACAAGCGGCGGTTATAGCTGCGATGTTCCATATTATTAATCACGCCTGCTTTAAGGCCGCACTGTTTATGACGGCCGGTATTATTGACCATGAATCAGGCACACGTGATATGCGCAAGCTTCAGGGGTTGATGGGCCTGATGCCAATTACTGCAACCCTGGCTATGGTTGTGGCGGCGTCGATGGCTGGTATCCCACCCTTTAACGGTTTTATGTCAAAAGAACTTTTCCTTGATCAAGCTGCCCAACAGCACTTGTTTGGGGGCTTATCCTGGTTTGTACCGGTTCTTGCCACTGTGGGGGCGGCCCTTTCCGTAGCCTATTCAATTCGTTTTATTCACGATGTGTTTTTTAACGGTGAATATAAGGAACTGCCTAAAAAGCCACATGACCCACCACGCATGATGTCTGCACCGGTTGCATTATTAGCGCTACTTTGTATTGCTATAGGCCTCGCGCCAATGCCAATAGTGTCGGACCTGCTAAATTCCGCAGTGACCGCTGTCACAAACACTCAAACAAACGTCAAGCTCTCATTATGGCATGGCTTTAATATTCCTCTGTTAATGAGTGCAATTGCAGTTGTTGCAGGGATACTAATTTACATTGCCAGAGACCAGTTATTTACTTTCAATAGACAGTTTGACGGTCAGGACGCAAAGCATAACTTTGAACGAATCGTTCAAAAAGCCAGTGATGCTTCATCGCAACTGTTTGACAAATTGGATACGGGCTCTCTGCAACGGTATATGGCGTTTGTTTTAATCAGCGTCATTGTCATATTACTGCCCTCGCTTATTGATATTAGCGCCCTTACCGGCAGCTCACCTCAACAACCGATCGATACCGTTTCGATGGTTGGCGCCATAGTGCTAATCGGAGCCGCTTTCGGAACGGCTACACTGCATCGCAACCGTTTTGTTATGCTTATGATGCTCTCTGTTGTGGGGTTAATGGTTTCGTTAGCATTCGCTCACTTCTCAGCACCCGATCTGGCTATGACCCAATTAGTCGTTGAAGTTGTGAGCATCATTCTGATGATACTGGCTCTCTTTTTTATGCCACAAAAAACGAATAGAGCATCAAGCGGTCACCGAGTTTTTCGCGATATCATCATTGCCAGCTTTATCGGCGGTATTGTCGCCACATTAAACTTCGCAATTTTAACGTCTCCAGCAGAGTCAATTTCCGACTTCTTTATTGCTAACGCGAAAACTGGCGGCGGTGGTACTAATGTTGTCAACGTTATTCTCGTCGACTTTCGTGGCTTTGATACGCTTGGTGAGATAACCGTCTTAGCTATCGCTGCAGCCGGCATACACAAACTGCTTAACAAACTTAAGCCGTTTATGCCTTCAAGTGATGTTGACGGCCGACCATGGCACCGTATTAAACATCCATTAATGCTAACGAACGTCGCCAACTTAATCTTACCGATGGCAATGGTCGTTGCTGTCTATATATTCCTGCGTGGCCATAACTTACCCGGAGGAGGGTTTATTGCTGGGCTTATTGCCGCATCTGCAATGATTCTTCAGTATGTTGCAAATGGCGTTGATTGGGTTAAAGAAAGATTCAATATTAATTATCAATCGCTCATGTCTATTGGGGTCATGACAGCAGCACTCACCGGCCTGGGAAGTTGGCTGTTTAATAAACCGTTCCTCACTAGCTGGTTTACATACTTGGACTGGCCTGTTGTCGGTAAATGGGAATTTGCTACCGCACTCCTGTTCGATTTAGGCGTATTCCTTACAGTTATTGGCGCCACCATGATGATTTTAAGTAATTTCGGCAAAATGACGACACGCCACCGTCCAACTCACGAGGGCAACTAA
- the rplP gene encoding 50S ribosomal protein L16, translating into MLQPKRTKFRKVHTGRNRGLAQSGNKVSFGSYGLKATDRGRMTARQIEAGRRAMTRHVKRQGKIWIRVFPDKPITKKPLEVRMGKGKGNVEYWVAQIQPGRVLYEMDGVPEELAREAFRLAARKLPFKTTFVTRTVM; encoded by the coding sequence ATGTTACAACCTAAGCGTACAAAATTCCGTAAGGTTCACACAGGCCGCAACCGTGGTCTGGCGCAGTCTGGTAACAAAGTCAGCTTCGGTTCATACGGTTTAAAAGCAACTGACCGTGGTCGTATGACTGCACGTCAAATCGAAGCCGGCCGTCGTGCAATGACTCGTCACGTTAAGCGTCAGGGTAAAATCTGGATCCGCGTATTCCCAGACAAACCTATTACCAAAAAGCCTTTAGAAGTTCGTATGGGTAAAGGTAAAGGTAACGTTGAATACTGGGTTGCTCAGATTCAACCAGGTCGCGTTCTGTATGAAATGGACGGCGTTCCTGAAGAGTTGGCACGTGAAGCGTTCCGCCTGGCGGCACGTAAACTGCCTTTCAAAACAACCTTTGTGACTCGGACGGTAATGTGA
- the rpsC gene encoding 30S ribosomal protein S3 produces MGQKVHPNGIRLGISRPWNATWYANTNEFADNLHSDHQVRKFLTKELRNASVSRIVIERPAKSVRVTIHTARPGVVIGKKGEDVEKLRKEVQKLTGAPSQINISEVRKPELDSQLVADNIAGQLERRVMFRRAMKRAVQNAIRLGAKGIKVEVSGRLGGAEIARTEWYREGRVPLHTLRADIDYSTSEANTTYGIIGVKVWIFRGEVLGGLPTEEKPAPKRGKNRK; encoded by the coding sequence ATGGGTCAGAAAGTACATCCTAATGGTATTCGCCTAGGTATCTCCAGACCATGGAATGCAACCTGGTATGCGAATACAAATGAGTTTGCTGATAACCTACACAGTGACCATCAGGTACGTAAGTTCCTGACAAAAGAACTGCGTAACGCATCAGTATCTCGTATCGTAATTGAACGCCCAGCTAAGAGTGTTCGTGTGACTATTCACACTGCGCGTCCTGGCGTTGTTATCGGTAAGAAAGGTGAAGACGTAGAAAAGCTGCGTAAAGAAGTTCAGAAATTGACAGGCGCTCCGTCGCAAATCAATATCTCTGAAGTACGCAAGCCTGAACTGGATTCACAGCTTGTTGCTGACAACATTGCTGGTCAGTTAGAGCGTCGAGTTATGTTCCGTCGTGCAATGAAGCGTGCTGTACAGAACGCTATTCGCTTAGGTGCTAAAGGTATCAAAGTTGAAGTTAGCGGTCGTTTAGGCGGCGCAGAAATCGCACGTACTGAGTGGTATCGTGAAGGTCGTGTACCTCTGCATACATTACGTGCAGATATTGATTACTCGACTTCAGAAGCGAACACCACTTACGGTATCATCGGTGTGAAGGTCTGGATTTTCCGTGGCGAGGTTTTAGGTGGCCTGCCAACAGAAGAAAAGCCAGCTCCTAAGCGCGGCAAAAACCGTAAGTAA